From a region of the Primulina eburnea isolate SZY01 chromosome 7, ASM2296580v1, whole genome shotgun sequence genome:
- the LOC140837149 gene encoding large ribosomal subunit protein eL34-like, translated as MVQRLTYRKRHSYATKSNQHRVVKTPGGKLVYQTTKKRASGPKCPVTGKRIQGIPHLRPAEYKRSRLSRNRRTVNRPYGGVLSGIAVRERIIRAFLIEEQKIVKKVLKIQKAKDKLSSKS; from the exons ATGGTGCAGCGGCTCACCTACAGGAAGCGGCACAGCTATGCCACCAAGTCCAATCAGCACCGCGTCGTGAAAACCCCCG GTGGGAAGCTAGTGTACCAGACTACTAAGAAGAGGGCGAGTGGCCCTAAATGCCCTGTTACTGGAAAAAGAATCCAAGGG ATTCCTCATTTGAGACCTGCGGAGTACAAGAGGTCTAGATTATCCCGAAACCGGAGGACTGTCAACCGACCTTATGGTGGCGTGTTGTCTGGTATCGCCGTCCGGGAAAG GATCATTAGAGCTTTCttgattgaagaacaaaagatcGTGAAGAAAGTTTTGAAGATACAAAAAGCCAAGGACAAGCTTTCTTCTAAAAGCTGA